Proteins from a genomic interval of Trifolium pratense cultivar HEN17-A07 linkage group LG6, ARS_RC_1.1, whole genome shotgun sequence:
- the LOC123890684 gene encoding E3 ubiquitin-protein ligase UPL7, whose product MDAPRKNQVSLRGASAKEITRDDLLQKVSRERELRNYAKRAAAAALFIQRVWRRFKVTKAVALKLQQEWETAVNSYTGVMTANWISKNLLRPFLFFVTRFSNRYEKVRSKKIDSMRTCFTFLLESLQSSDSKRNFCFLAIGTAEERRIWSYQAQRLTSLGFSILSEYSECNSGAQDITTVTYLAMRILVMLTDLKGWKGITDDNRLDADLAVKGLVEFTGSKKSGSYVSIARYISALDNYSSQMKVITQADEKFVITASAITLAVRPFYLTNSDGERPDMLNVNHGAKQYIIYLMTIPWLVQHLPPVLLPALKHKSVLFTCFQTLLILKENVLMDMSELVKSEILVSIKAIPPVGWSLANFICLATGNENNSVDSGSFNQGLDCALYVHVIVTLAESLLACLDNIEWVKKKKSLQTDAESSTHESLIMSYMDQFRPVCQQWHLTNLLSSVNRDVTNMAKTSISNNLEYLGKLDLSDVALFYSNLLRIFSVLSPIRGSLPVLNMLSFTPGFLGRLWGELEDSFFSGDKHMSDNHTSENGKHKAFEKIPKQPSKDGTNKWVSVFHKFTGKSQTATDCSDPIGSHSGPNGVNLDPSDVWDIEPMRHGPQGIPKSMFATLHLFCATYSHLLLVLDDIEFYEKQVPFKLEQQRRIASMLNTLVYNGLSHGNGHYNRPLMDSAVRCLHLMYERDCRHPFCPPDLWLSPARKSRPPVAVATRTHEICSANLKSDDSSSSLSVGSVITMTPHVFPFQERVEMFREFIKMDKASRKMAGEISEPGSRAIEIVVRRGHTVEDGFQQLNSLGSKLKSSIHVSFVSECGLTEAGLDYGGLSKEFLTDLSKEAFSPEYGLFSQTSTSDSLLIPTASARFLDNGLQMIEFLGRIVGKALYEGILLDYSFSHVFVQKLLGRYSFLDELSTLDPELYKNLMYVKNYDGDVKELCLDFTVTEESFGKRHVVELKSGGKDISVTNENKMQYIHAMADYKLNQQIFPFSNAFYRGLADLISPSWLKLFNASEFNQLLSGGNYDIDIDDFKNNTRYTGGYCEGSRTIKIFWEVIKGFEPKDRCKLLKFVTSCSRAPLLGFKYLQPPFTIHKVACDVPLWATIGGQDVERLPSASTCYNTLKLPTYKRPGTLRAKLLYAINSNAGFELS is encoded by the exons ATGGATGCACCTCGTAAAAACCAG gTATCGTTAAGAGGAGCGAGTGCGAAGGAGATTACGCGAGATGATCTTCTTCAGAAAGTCTCACGAGAAAGAGAGCTTCGCAATTATGCAAAAcgtgctgctgctgctgctctCTTCATTCAG AGAGTATGGAGGCGCTTCAAGGTTACAAAAGCGGTTGCTCTGAAACTTCAGCAGGAATGGGAGACAGCGGTGAACAGTTATACTGGGGTGATGACTGCAAATTGGATTTCAAAAAATCTGTTGAGGCCATTTCTATTCTTTGTGACCCGTTTCTCAAATCGGTATGAGAAGGTCCGTAGCAAGAAAATAGACTCTATGAGGACGTGCTTTACATTCTTATTGGAAAGCCTGCAATCTTCTG aTTCAAAGCGGAATTTTTGCTTTTTGGCGATTGGTACAGCTGAAGAGAGAAGAATTTGGAGTTACCAGGCACAGCGACTTACTTCTCTTGGTTTTTCGATTCTTTCAGAGTACAGTGAATGCAATTCAGGGGCTCAAGATATTACTACTGTTACATATCTAGCGATGCGTATTCTTGTAATGTTAACTGATCTAAAAGGATGGAAAGGTATTACAGACGACAACCGCTTAGATGCAGATTTAGCCGTGAAAGGTTTAGTTGAGTTTACAGGGAGTAAAAAAAGTGGTAGTTATGTTTCCATTGCCAGATATATTAGTGCATTGGATAATTATTCTTCCCAGATGAAAGTTATCACCCAGGCAGATGAGAAATTTGTTATTACTGCAAGTGCAATAACTTTAGCAGTGCGGCCGTTTTACCTGACAAACTCTGATGGAGAAAGGCCTGATATGCTGAATGTCAACCATGGTGCTAAGCAGTATATTATATATCTAATGACTATTCCTTGGCTTGTGCAACATCTCCCACCTGTTCTTCTACCTGCTTTAAAGCACAAATCAGTTTTGTTCACATGTTTTCAGACACTATTG ATTTTGAAAGAGAATGTTTTAATGGATATGTCAGAGTTGGTTAAGTCCGAAATTCTTGTCTCTATCAAAGCTATTCCACCAGTTGGTTGGTCTCTCGCTAACTTTATATGTCTAGCAACAGGGAATGAAAATAATTCTGTAGACTCCGGATCCTTCAATCAAGGTTTAGACTGTGCATTGTATGTCCATGTTATTGTCACTCTAGCAGAAAGCCTACTGGCTTGTCTTGATAATATTGAGTGggtaaaaaagaagaaatctcTCCAAACTGATGCTGAAAGTTCAACCCATGAGTCGTTAATAATGTCATACATGGATCAATTTAGGCCTGTTTGTCAGCAATGGCATCTCACAAATCTTTTATCATCAGTGAATAGAGATGTCACTAACATGGCTAAGACTTCAATCTCAAATAATCTGGAATATTTGGGGAAGCTAGATCTGTCTGATGTTGCACTTTTTTATTCTAACTTACTTAGAATATTTTCAGTCTTGAGTCCAATTCGTGGTTCATTGCCAGTTCTTAACATGCTATCGTTTACTCCTGGATTTCTTGGGAGATTGTGGGGTGAACTTGAGGATTCCTTTTTCTCTGGAGACAAACATATGTCGGATAATCACACAAGTGAAAATGGAAAACATAAAGCTTTTGAGAAGATTCCCAAACAGCCAAGTAAAGACGGGACCAATAAGTGGGTCAGCGTATTTCATAAATTTACAGGTAAGTCACAAACTGCAACAGACTGCTCAGATCCCATTGGCAGTCACTCTGGACCTAACGGAGTGAATTTAGATCCATCAGATGTATGGGACATAGAACCTATGAGGCATGGTCCACAAGGCATTCCAAAAAGTATGTTTGCTACGCTTCATCTTTTCTGTGCGACCTATTCTCACCTGCTTTTAGTTCTTGACGACATAGAGTTTTATGAGAAACAG GTTCCATTCAAGTTAGAGCAGCAACGAAGAATTGCATCAATGCTAAATACCCTAGTCTATAATGGCTTGTCCCACGGTAATGGTCATTATAATAGACCTCTCATGGATTCTGCTGTCAGATGCTTACATTTAATGTATGAAAGGGATTGCAGACACCCATTCTGTCCGCCTGATTTGTGGCTTTCTCCTGCTAGAAAAAGTCGACCACCAGTTGCAGTTGCTACTAGAACTCATGAAATATGTTCGGCCAACCTGAAATCTGATGATTCTTCATCTTCCTTGAGTGTAGGCTCTGTTATCACCATGACTCCTCATGTTTTCCCATTTCAAGAAAG AGTTGAGATGTTTCGTGAATTTATCAAGATGGATAAAGCCTCACGCAAAATGGCTGGTGAAATTTCTGAACCTGGCTCACGAGCCATTGAGATAGTAGTACGTCGGGGTCATACAGTTGAAGATGGATTTCAACAATTAAATTCGCTTGGGTCAAAGTTGAAGTCATCCATCCATGTATCATTTGTCAGTGAATGTGGCCTTACGGAGGCTGGTCTGGACTATGGTGGATTATCGAAAGAGTTTTTGACCGATTTATCAAAAGAAGCATTTTCCCCTGA ATATGGGCTTTTTTCCCAAACCTCAACTTCAGACAGTCTCCTAATTCCAACTGCATCCGCAAGATTTTTGGACAATGGTCTTCAGATGATTGAGTTCCTTGGAAGAATAGTTGGTAAAGCTCTATATGAAGGGATATTACTTGATTACTCTTTCTCACATGTTTTTGTACAAAAGCTATTGGGGAGATATAGCTTTCTTGATGAGTTATCAACACTCGACCCAGAGCTATACAAGAATCTTATGTATGTCAAG AACTATGATGGTGATGTCAAGGAGCTCTGTCTTGATTTCACAGTTACTGAAGAATCATTTGGCAAACGGCACGTGGTTGAGCTCAAGTCTGGTGGCAAAGATATTTCTGTGACAAATGAGAACAAGATGCAGTACATACATGCAATGGCAGACTACAAACTCAACCAACAG ATATTTCCCTTTTCAAATGCATTTTATAGAGGGCTGGCCGATCTTATATCTCCATCCTGGTTGAAATTATTCAACGCTAGTGAATTTAATCAG TTACTTTCAGGTGGCAATTATGATATCGACATTgatgattttaaaaataacacacGGTACACTGGTGGTTATTGTGAGGGGAGCCGGACAATCAAAATCTTTTGGGAG GTGATTAAAGGCTTTGAACCAAAAGACCGTTGTAAGCTTCTTAAATTTGTCACCAGTTGTTCCCGTGCTCCATTACTTGGGTTCAAATACTTACAGCCACCTTTTACCATCCACAAG GTTGCATGTGATGTCCCTCTTTGGGCGACAATTGGAGGACAAGATGTAGAGCGGCTTCCATCAGCTTCAACCTGCTACAATACCCTTAAG CTTCCAACATACAAACGTCCAGGCACTTTGAGAGCAAAGCTTCTATATGCTATCAATTCAAATGCCGGATTTGAACTATCTTGA